From the Thermococcus sp. genome, one window contains:
- a CDS encoding helix-turn-helix domain-containing protein produces MEVPRLLKLLSNEVNLQILSVLRTGSFNPRELARILQRDESDVSRRLRALERAGLVEGRWVRVGGKNVRMYSLRVDGISIRFQPGGVSLESSKSGEYSFLTVKSGTPEVEDFFGREREIQLLRSSPERVIAVYGIAGIGKTSLAVKAFPEAFWYQAEETEGFDYFVWQLGIHLNALGFPQLLEYLRAGGRNERDEFELALRGIEETGTTVVIDDLHRCGDEKMGRFLTFLAEGLKNGKVILLSREKPSLGAENVLYIRLEGLDVESAYRLFEARGGKVDPREFAEVYRLTRGHPLAIVLFAQASSSGVDASGNFFDFLMSEVYGRLTEKERLLLQILSLFDEPLEYEAIKALYPGRNVFAPLYALARKGLVERRGELYFIHDLIRGFIERVREVEPADYYGAYIDYLLRKGSARDFLRAFKYAVLLGDEGRITAIIEERLRRFKRVVQDFQGAYLSLLSKAPQIPQVRAEIGTVYFQRGFFEKALGIWLDVEDKLDGIFRADVLSSIADVYLELNDFEKAEEYLGKLKEIVGKNPDPEVELWYYVIKTKLHYYRGEVEEGLESAFKELDVLKRLGHYPELEALVYLHIGDIYSEMERPEEAIRYYLLALQVAKAYSLSFLEHTCYMELTKAYFHIGEYEKAVEEGDRAIDYFTRIRNYRRAVDTLGYHFLALIGLGELEKAEEDAKEMLRMGQGSNYPLAWAGYIFLAVIEKLRGGNWKEYLRLGRERLGDYPWLYEAVLEETARVVDVEELKEK; encoded by the coding sequence ATGGAGGTGCCGAGGTTACTCAAGCTCCTCTCCAACGAGGTCAACCTTCAGATACTTTCCGTCCTCAGAACAGGTTCGTTCAACCCCCGCGAGCTGGCAAGGATTCTCCAGAGGGATGAGAGCGACGTTTCACGGCGCCTCAGGGCCCTTGAGCGAGCTGGACTGGTCGAGGGGAGATGGGTGAGGGTCGGGGGCAAGAACGTCAGGATGTACTCCCTGAGGGTTGATGGGATTAGCATACGCTTCCAGCCCGGTGGCGTTTCCCTGGAGAGCTCGAAAAGCGGGGAGTACAGCTTCCTGACTGTGAAGAGCGGGACTCCAGAGGTTGAAGATTTCTTCGGCAGGGAGAGGGAAATTCAGCTTCTCCGCTCTTCACCTGAAAGGGTAATCGCCGTTTATGGCATAGCCGGGATAGGGAAGACGAGCTTGGCCGTCAAAGCTTTTCCTGAGGCATTCTGGTATCAGGCCGAGGAAACGGAAGGCTTTGACTACTTCGTATGGCAGCTGGGCATTCACCTCAACGCCCTTGGCTTCCCCCAACTCCTCGAATACCTCCGCGCCGGCGGGAGGAATGAGAGGGACGAGTTCGAGCTCGCCCTCAGGGGAATCGAGGAGACGGGGACGACCGTCGTAATAGACGACCTCCACAGGTGCGGGGACGAGAAGATGGGCCGCTTCCTAACGTTTCTCGCCGAGGGGCTGAAAAACGGGAAAGTTATCCTTCTGTCGAGGGAAAAGCCCTCCCTCGGTGCCGAAAACGTCCTCTACATCAGGCTCGAAGGCCTCGACGTCGAGAGCGCCTACAGGCTCTTCGAGGCGAGGGGTGGAAAGGTCGACCCAAGGGAGTTCGCCGAGGTCTACAGGCTTACGAGGGGGCATCCCCTGGCGATAGTGCTCTTCGCCCAGGCTTCCTCCTCGGGGGTTGACGCCAGCGGGAACTTCTTCGACTTCCTGATGAGCGAGGTTTACGGCAGGCTGACCGAGAAGGAGAGGCTGCTCCTTCAGATTCTCTCCCTCTTCGATGAACCCCTCGAATACGAGGCGATAAAAGCCCTCTACCCTGGGAGGAACGTCTTTGCCCCCCTCTACGCCCTCGCCAGAAAGGGGCTCGTCGAGAGGAGGGGGGAGCTCTACTTCATCCACGACCTGATAAGGGGCTTCATCGAGAGGGTCAGAGAGGTTGAGCCGGCGGATTACTACGGGGCCTACATAGATTACCTCCTCAGAAAGGGGAGTGCGAGGGACTTCCTGAGGGCCTTTAAATACGCCGTTCTGCTCGGGGATGAAGGGAGGATAACGGCCATTATCGAGGAGAGGCTGAGGAGGTTCAAGAGGGTCGTTCAGGACTTTCAGGGGGCTTACCTCTCGCTCCTATCAAAGGCCCCACAGATACCTCAGGTCAGGGCCGAGATTGGAACGGTTTATTTCCAGAGGGGGTTCTTCGAGAAGGCCCTGGGGATATGGCTCGACGTTGAGGATAAGCTCGACGGAATATTCAGGGCCGACGTTCTTAGCTCAATAGCGGACGTTTACCTTGAGCTGAACGACTTTGAAAAGGCCGAGGAGTACTTAGGGAAGCTCAAAGAAATCGTCGGGAAAAACCCGGACCCCGAGGTGGAGCTCTGGTACTATGTCATCAAGACGAAGCTCCACTACTACCGCGGTGAGGTGGAGGAGGGACTTGAGAGTGCCTTTAAAGAGCTTGATGTGCTCAAAAGGCTGGGACACTATCCAGAGCTCGAAGCCCTCGTTTACCTTCATATAGGCGACATCTACTCCGAGATGGAGCGACCTGAGGAGGCTATCCGCTACTACCTTCTGGCCCTTCAGGTGGCGAAGGCCTACAGCCTGAGCTTCCTTGAGCACACCTGCTACATGGAGCTTACCAAGGCCTACTTCCACATAGGTGAATACGAAAAGGCCGTTGAGGAAGGGGACAGGGCGATCGATTACTTTACCCGCATCAGGAACTACAGGAGGGCTGTAGACACGTTAGGCTACCATTTTTTGGCACTCATTGGACTCGGTGAGCTGGAAAAGGCCGAGGAGGATGCGAAGGAAATGCTGAGAATGGGCCAGGGGAGCAATTATCCCCTCGCATGGGCGGGCTACATCTTCCTGGCGGTCATCGAGAAGCTGAGGGGAGGCAACTGGAAGGAGTACCTCCGCCTCGGTAGGGAGAGGCTGGGGGATTACCCCTGGCTCTACGAGGCCGTGCTGGAGGAGACGGCCAGGGTTGTGGACGTCGAGGAGCTTAAGGAAAAGTGA
- a CDS encoding TRASH domain-containing protein: MKVDEVDLKIIYLLMDNSRMSVSELAERLGVSRPTVRARLEKLQKKGIIQGFTIKLNPELLRAHNVVALIVKTDEPRRMSEFEEIIEINRFTSKKYLIKVAVENMEELRKVIEGAGFEVIEIMPILESTTRESPPKVKVPFKCDYCGKEIVGEPIVYKYRNRVYFFCCPTCLREFKRTRENLEKLSLETGENESGHSH, encoded by the coding sequence ATGAAAGTTGATGAAGTTGATTTGAAGATTATCTACCTCCTCATGGACAACTCCCGGATGAGTGTTTCGGAGCTGGCCGAGAGACTTGGAGTTAGCAGGCCCACCGTCCGGGCGAGGCTTGAAAAGCTCCAGAAGAAGGGAATAATCCAAGGCTTCACGATAAAGCTAAACCCCGAGCTGCTGAGGGCGCACAACGTTGTTGCGCTCATCGTGAAGACCGATGAACCGAGGAGGATGAGCGAGTTCGAGGAGATAATCGAGATAAACCGCTTTACCAGTAAGAAGTACCTCATCAAGGTGGCCGTCGAGAACATGGAGGAGCTCAGAAAGGTGATCGAGGGGGCTGGCTTTGAGGTCATCGAGATAATGCCCATCCTGGAGAGCACCACGAGGGAAAGCCCTCCCAAGGTAAAGGTGCCCTTCAAATGCGACTACTGCGGAAAGGAGATCGTCGGCGAGCCGATAGTCTACAAATACCGCAACAGGGTCTACTTCTTCTGCTGTCCGACCTGCCTGAGGGAGTTCAAGAGAACCAGGGAAAACTTGGAAAAGCTCAGCTTGGAAACGGGAGAAAATGAAAGCGGGCACTCCCACTAA
- a CDS encoding FprA family A-type flavoprotein, translating into MPEVRVEKLCTDPELYIIRVDDDRIRYFEATWDIPEGITYNAYLMKLKDAVVLFDATKADYTDMFIDALKKLVDPKEITHIIVHHTEPDHSGALPKLLKENGYKAMVIGTAFARNLLQGFYGEEVVKNFRVVKDGEEMKIGGKTFRFIAVPWLHWPDTMITYVVEDKLIFSCDAGGGYGIPETIDDSDERVIEEYLPHVTKYIVTVIGHYHKYIVQNIKKLKELGIVEEAKMILPGHGLAWCKNPMKIFEHYERVGAGIPTKDKVLIVYDSMYGFVERRMNIVIDELKKLGKKPVVYRFTDKEAPAVSDILGEVPDSEAVIIGASTYEAEIHPRIRYTLYEILDKANYEKPVLIVGAFGWGGVAGKKIETLIARSKFDLVDTVESRGRPTEEDEKRLREAVRKLVEWID; encoded by the coding sequence ATGCCAGAAGTTAGGGTTGAAAAGCTCTGCACAGACCCGGAGCTCTACATCATCAGGGTTGACGATGACAGGATACGCTACTTCGAGGCAACCTGGGACATCCCAGAGGGGATAACCTACAACGCCTACCTGATGAAGCTGAAAGATGCCGTCGTTCTCTTCGACGCGACCAAAGCCGACTACACCGACATGTTCATAGACGCGCTGAAAAAGCTCGTTGACCCGAAGGAGATAACCCACATCATAGTCCACCACACCGAGCCGGATCACAGCGGAGCGCTACCGAAGCTCCTCAAGGAGAACGGTTACAAGGCGATGGTTATCGGGACGGCCTTCGCGAGGAACCTCCTCCAGGGCTTCTACGGTGAGGAGGTCGTGAAGAACTTCAGGGTCGTCAAGGACGGGGAGGAAATGAAGATAGGTGGCAAGACCTTCCGCTTCATAGCCGTTCCCTGGCTCCACTGGCCGGACACTATGATAACCTACGTGGTTGAAGATAAGCTCATCTTCTCCTGCGACGCCGGCGGCGGCTACGGCATTCCGGAGACGATAGACGACAGCGACGAGAGGGTCATCGAAGAGTACCTCCCGCACGTCACGAAGTACATCGTCACCGTCATCGGCCACTACCACAAGTACATCGTCCAGAACATCAAGAAGCTCAAGGAACTCGGCATCGTTGAAGAGGCAAAAATGATACTGCCGGGCCACGGCCTCGCATGGTGCAAGAACCCGATGAAAATATTTGAGCACTACGAGCGCGTTGGAGCGGGAATCCCAACCAAGGATAAAGTATTGATTGTCTACGACTCGATGTACGGCTTCGTCGAGAGGAGGATGAACATCGTTATCGATGAACTCAAGAAGCTCGGCAAGAAGCCAGTAGTTTACCGCTTCACCGACAAGGAGGCTCCAGCGGTGAGCGACATCCTCGGCGAGGTTCCGGACAGCGAGGCGGTAATCATCGGCGCCTCCACCTACGAGGCAGAGATACATCCAAGGATACGCTACACCCTCTACGAGATACTCGACAAGGCCAACTACGAGAAGCCCGTCCTTATCGTCGGTGCCTTTGGCTGGGGCGGAGTCGCGGGCAAGAAAATAGAGACCCTCATAGCGAGGAGCAAGTTCGACCTCGTTGATACAGTAGAGAGCAGGGGCAGACCAACGGAAGAGGACGAAAAGAGGTTAAGGGAAGCAGTCAGGAAGCTCGTCGAGTGGATTGACTGA
- a CDS encoding thiamine pyrophosphate-dependent enzyme, protein MNVQLPTGRELFEPKRPGSKDIAWCPGCGNFGIRNILISALAELGLKPSEVAIISGIGQAAKMPHYLNANGYHTLHGRAIPIATGVKAANPELTVIAEGGDGDMYAEGGNHLLHAIRRNPDITVLIHDNQIYGLTKGQASPTTMKGVKTPTQPWGVLEEPFNPVALAVAMDASFVARTFMGYFKESVEIIKRAIRHKGLAIVDILHPCVSFNKVNTYAWYREHTYWMEDHDPYDRETAFRRALESDPLPLGVFYINEKPSFEEMVPAYRRDKTPLWKRMPKLELVERFFEGKKT, encoded by the coding sequence ATGAACGTCCAGCTTCCCACGGGAAGGGAGCTTTTTGAGCCGAAGAGGCCCGGTAGTAAGGACATCGCCTGGTGCCCAGGTTGCGGTAACTTCGGCATAAGGAACATACTCATATCCGCTCTAGCCGAGCTCGGGTTAAAGCCGAGCGAAGTCGCGATAATCAGCGGAATTGGCCAGGCCGCGAAGATGCCCCACTACCTCAACGCCAACGGCTACCACACACTCCACGGAAGGGCGATACCGATAGCTACCGGGGTCAAGGCGGCAAACCCTGAACTGACGGTAATAGCGGAAGGTGGAGATGGGGATATGTACGCCGAGGGCGGGAACCACCTTCTTCATGCGATAAGGAGGAACCCCGACATAACCGTCCTAATCCACGACAACCAAATATATGGCCTCACCAAGGGACAGGCGTCCCCGACGACGATGAAGGGAGTTAAGACGCCAACACAGCCGTGGGGAGTGCTTGAAGAGCCCTTCAACCCGGTGGCACTCGCGGTGGCTATGGATGCTTCCTTCGTTGCCAGAACCTTTATGGGCTACTTCAAGGAGAGCGTCGAGATAATAAAGCGCGCTATAAGGCATAAAGGCCTCGCGATAGTGGACATCCTTCACCCGTGTGTGAGCTTCAACAAGGTGAACACCTACGCCTGGTACAGGGAGCACACCTACTGGATGGAAGATCACGATCCCTATGACAGGGAGACAGCCTTCAGGCGCGCTTTGGAGAGCGACCCGCTCCCGCTCGGGGTGTTCTACATCAACGAGAAGCCGTCCTTCGAGGAGATGGTTCCTGCATACAGGAGGGACAAAACCCCCCTCTGGAAGAGGATGCCAAAGCTTGAGCTCGTGGAGAGGTTCTTCGAGGGGAAGAAGACCTGA